The proteins below are encoded in one region of Xenopus laevis strain J_2021 chromosome 8L, Xenopus_laevis_v10.1, whole genome shotgun sequence:
- the XB5776174.L gene encoding TLR adapter interacting with SLC15A4 on the lysosome, with protein MLAEAFISTVMYHEEILKRNLHKEFKGQEYNGPLAGRFENSYGSLSEKRTQKKFKASGEAMDFVQDNHNFRSAEKLSPQLFGDPTGDASPAMSIPGSDDKNSKQLDLYTSWSSMYGSIYKNYPDLHIGGDHFLNKMDSGCILDLDTEFPDGPVLLSEDITSGSAKSLEILKKKSIIRTVHNEENKEKSIIFQGAPFSNSLLNGYMESKIQELYKQFLEENTMTEGPLYTLMFSGFLMNNVNQISEQISREQKLDHTMAREALLQCLRSSSSKISSEFATPVLHISTLDGKKNADTLLKTKSNYFKFP; from the coding sequence ATGTTGGCTGAAGCTTTTATCAGTACAGTTATGTATCATGAAGAAATTTTGAAAAGAAACTTACATAAAGAGTTTAAAGGACAGGAATATAATGGGCCCCTGGCTGGTCGCTTTGAAAATTCATATGGGAGTCTATCAGAAAAAAGAACTCAGAAGAAGTTTAAGGCAAGTGGAGAGGCGATGGATTTTGTGCAAGATAATCACAATTTCAGGTCTGCTGAAAAGCTTTCCCCACAGTTATTTGGTGATCCTACAGGTGATGCTTCACCAGCAATGAGTATTCCCGGGTCAGATGATAAAAATTCAAAGCAACTGGACTTATATACATCATGGTCAAGCATGTATGGAAGCATTTATAAGAACTACCCTGATCTGCACATTGGAGGAGACCATTTCCTCAACAAAATGGATTCAGGTTGTATCTTGGACCTTGACACTGAATTTCCAGATGGCCCTGTTTTACTTTCTGAAGATATCACCTCCGGTTCTGCAAAATCCCTTgagattttgaagaaaaaatctaTAATAAGAACAGTGCACaatgaagaaaataaagaaaagagtaTAATTTTCCAGGGCGCACCATTTTCTAACTCGCTCCTCAATGGCTACATGGAGAGCAAGATACAGGAGCTCTACAAACAGTTTCTTGAAGAAAACACAATGACAGAGGGTCCTCTATATACTTTAATGTTTTCTGGATTTTTAATGAACAATGTCAATCAAATCAGTGAGCAGATTTCACGGGAACAAAAACTGGACCATACTATGGCAAGAGAAGCTCTGCTGCAGTGTTTGAGAAGTTCTTCTAGTAAGATCAGTTCAGAGTTTGCCACTCCTGTTCTACATATCTCTACTTTAGATGGAAAAAAGAACGCTGATACATTGTTGAAGACAAAGTCTAATTACTTTAAATTTCCATGA